The genome window ATCTGTAATACCTAAATTTAAGAATGCTTTCGTAAGTGGAACAAGTCCAACATAGATGAAAACGCCATCTACTGGCATAATCGATTCGGAGCCATCCACAGTAGAAACAAGTTTTGCTCCTGTTACTTTTTTACCATCTCCAACAATTTCTTCTACTGTACTATTCCAAATGAAATCAACTTTTTCATCTTTAAAAGCACGATCTTGTAAAATTTGTTGTGCTCGCAATTTATCACGACGGTGTACAATGGTTACTTTATCTGCATAACGAGTCAAGTAGGTTCCTTCTTCCACTGCAGAGTCTCCGCCGCCAACCACAATTAATTCGCGATTTTTGAAGAATGCTCCGTCACAGACTGCGCAGTAAGAAACACCACGTCCACTAAGTTCTTCTTCACCAGCCGCGCCAAGTTTACGGTGTTCAGCTCCAGTCGCAATAATAATTGCCCGAGCCTTGTAGGTTTTCGACCCAGCTGTTACTGTTTTAAATTCTTTACCGTCAACAACTTCTTTAATATCACCATAAGCATACTCAGCTCCAAATTGTTTCGCACCACTAAGCATCTTGTCGGACAAATCTGGTCCTAAAATGCTATCAAATCCTGGGTAATTTTCTACCTCAGCTGTGTTAACCATTTGTCCACCGGGTACACCGCGTTCAATCATTAACGTATCTAAATCTGCACGGGAAGTATATAAAGCTGCTGTCATTCCAGCAGGCCCCGCCCCAATAATAATCACATCATAAATTTTTTCTTCACTAGCCATTCTTTTTGCCCTCCTCGTTTATGTGTATACAATAGTTAGCCTAAATTAATCCTAATACGGAATAGCAAAAAGGTCTATTTATCTGCTCAGGACTCGCTCAATATCTCGCGCACATTTACTACATTCAAATTCTTCTACTAATTGAAGCTTCAAATGAGGTAAAAACAGCTTAGCAATTGCACTAGCCACAGTTTCTATCGTATAACGACCAAGTATTAAATCTTTCCCAGCATCTATTAAAACTAACGAAAACATCTGCTTATATAAGGCCATATATTCTTCATTTAACAAAATACCATTTTCTTTTAAAATAATCATCGCTTTTGCAATCAGATAACCATTTTGTTCAATAGCCCCATCCGGAAAATAATCAAA of Listeria monocytogenes contains these proteins:
- the trxB gene encoding thioredoxin-disulfide reductase, which translates into the protein MASEEKIYDVIIIGAGPAGMTAALYTSRADLDTLMIERGVPGGQMVNTAEVENYPGFDSILGPDLSDKMLSGAKQFGAEYAYGDIKEVVDGKEFKTVTAGSKTYKARAIIIATGAEHRKLGAAGEEELSGRGVSYCAVCDGAFFKNRELIVVGGGDSAVEEGTYLTRYADKVTIVHRRDKLRAQQILQDRAFKDEKVDFIWNSTVEEIVGDGKKVTGAKLVSTVDGSESIMPVDGVFIYVGLVPLTKAFLNLGITDDEGYIVTDEEMRTNLPGIFAAGDVRAKSLRQIVTATGDGGLAGQNAQKYVEELKESLEAEAAK